A genomic segment from Nicotiana tabacum cultivar K326 chromosome 7, ASM71507v2, whole genome shotgun sequence encodes:
- the LOC107801541 gene encoding uncharacterized protein LOC107801541 codes for MADRSNSTAITTATTTTAVKSIWVKQAEEAKLKSEAEKDAAAKAAFEATFKNVEASAAAAAAAAASDSDEDDEEYEQKRLAEKPIGPVDPTKCTAAGTGIAGGTACAPSTFTVVTKDSDGRKIPHGGAQVKVRVSPGVGVGGSDLEGIVKDMSDGTYTVSYIVQKRGNYMVNVECNGKPIMGSPFPVFFSTGSTTGGVLGVAPSTNFPNMVNQNMPNMPNYSGSVSGAVPGLLGMIPGIVPGASGGVVLPGIGASLGEVCREYLYGRCAKTDCKFNHPPHNLLMTALAATTSMGTLSQVPMAPSAAAMAAAQAIVAAQALQAHAQAQSAKDSSGTGDQDGKADSLKRTLQVSNLSPLLTVDQLKQLFGFYGTIVDCSITESKHFAYIEYSKPEEATAALALNNIEVGGRPLNVEMAKQLPPKPAVLNSSMGSSSLPLMMQQAVAMQQMQFQQALLMQQAMTAQQAANRAATMKSATDLAAARAAEISKKLKADGLLSDDKETDDKAKSPSADRARSRSRSPSKSRSKSRSPISYRRRPRSRSFSPLPRRTRDYRSRSPVRSRRYSGIEDERRSYRDVRYASDRGRRRDSVRFYDRRSPVSRRNRSRSTSPRTRKSYRADLGSPKRHRESSPVHKTSRASRRESLSPEHGRRSRSSPKDGERKSKYSRRSRSKSAEGRDQSDDKLEGSRDEKAKQKDQGRSPSPQVVEDAQKKMSPEVPEESKSKHGRTSRSRSPEEKHHSSRSREEKRKHHARRRSKSRSKSPEEKDQGRSASPQIVEDAQKKMSPEVLEESKSKHGRTSRSRSPEEKHRSGRSREEKRKHHVRRRSKSRSKSPEEKYHSSNKLDRGKGDKPKHRSRRHSKSRSRSPEEKHRSSDKLERSRKEKSKSRSKKRSRSRSVDDKQHSSKQSTRRSDDRRSRHRGRSRSKSAESRHGSGEDETIKDEVRGHKGHQKSSRRHDSNNGTSEASLIGEDPAKGM; via the exons ATGGCTGACCGAAGCAATTCAACGGCGATTACGAcggcgacgacgacgacggcggtGAAGTCAATATGGGTGAAGCAAGCCGAGGAAGCGAAGCTGAAGAGCGAAGCGGAGAAAGACGCAGCCGCGAAAGCTGCATTCGAAGCCACATTCAAAAACGTCGAAGCTTCAGccgcggcggcggcggcggccgCCGCATCCGACAGCGACGAAGATGATGAGGAGTACGAGCAGAAGAGGCTCGCCGAGAAGCCGATCGGTCCGGTTGACCCTACGAAATGCACGGCCGCCGGCACCGGAATCGCCGGCGGAACGGCGTGTGCTCCGTCGACGTTCACTGTTGTCACGAAGGACTCCGACGGTCGTAAGATTCCCCATGGTGGGGCCCAAGTTAAGGTTAGAGTTTCACCTGGTGTTGGAGTTGGAGGATCGGATTTGGAAGGGATAGTAAAGGATATGAGTGATGGGACGTACACAGTGAGTTATATTGTTCAGAAGAGAGGAAATTATATGGTGAATGTGGAATGTAATGGGAAGCCCATCATGGGTAGTCCTTTCCCTGTTTTCTTCAGCACag GTAGTACTACTGGTGGAGTATTGGGTGTAGCACCATCAACCAATTTTCCAAATATGGTCAACCAGAACATGCCTAATATGCCAAACTATTCTGGTTCTGTATCTGGGGCTGTCCCAGGATTGCTCGGGATGATACCAGGTATTGTTCCTGGAGCTTCGGGAGGAGTAGTTTTACCTGGAATTGGGGCATCTCTTGGGGAAGTTTGTCGAGAATACCTTTACGGACGGTGTGCAAAAACTGACTGCAAATTCAATCATCCCCCTCACAATCTTCTAATGACTGCTCTAGCTGCGACTACCAGTATGGGAACTCTTAGTCAAGTGCCCATGGCACCTTCTGCGGCTGCAATGGCTGCTGCTCAGGCAATTGTTGCTGCTCAAGCTCTTCAAGCGCATGCACAAGCTCAGTCTGCAAAAGATTCCTCTG GAACAGGTGACCAAGATGGAAAGGCCGATTCCCTTAAAAGAACTCTGCAAGTCAGCAATCTCAGCCCACTTCTGACAGTGGATCAGTTGAAACAACTGTTTGGTTTCTATGGTACAATCGTTGATTGTAGCATTACTGAATCCAAACATTTTGCTTACATTGAATACTCAAAACCTGAAGAAGCAACTGCTGCTTTGGCGTTGAACAATATAGAAGTTGGTGGTCGCCCCTTAAATGTTGAAATGGCAAAGCAACTTCCTCCAAAGCCAGCTGTTTTAAATTCATCAATGGGTTCATCTTCTTTGCCCTTGATGATGCAGCAAGCAGTAGCAATGCAGCAGATGCAGTTTCAACAGGCCCTATTAATGCAGCAAGCTATGACTGCGCAGCAAGCAGCTAATCGAGCTGCAACCATGAAGAGTGCCACTGATTTGGCTGCCGCAAGAGCTGCAGAAATAAGCAAGAAGTTGAAAGCTGATGGTCTGCTTTCTGATGATAAGGAAACTGATGACAAGGCCAA GTCACCATCTGCTGATCGTGCTAGGTCAAGATCCAGGTCACCATCCAAATCAAGATCTAAGTCCAGATCTCCAATAAGTTATAGGCGAAGACCAAGATCCCGCTCTTTCTCTCCTCTGCCGCGGAGAACAAGAGATTATAGATCAAGGTCACCAGTAAGATCCCGTCGTTATTCAGGCATTGAAGATGAAAGGCGGTCATATAGGGATGTTAGATATGCTAGTGACAGAGGAAGAAGGCGGGATTCTGTTAGATTCTATGATCGTCGTTCTCCTGTTTCAAGGAGAAACCGAAGTAGGAGCACAAGTCCTCGAACTAGAAAATCTTACCGTGCTGATTTAGGCTCACCAAAACGCCACCGAGAAAGTAGTCCAGTTCACAAGACAAGTAGAGCTTCTCGCCGTGAGTCATTATCTCCTGAACATGGACGAAGAAGTAGGTCATCCCCAAAAGATGGTGAAAGAAAGTCAAAATATAGCAGGCGATCGAGATCAAAGTCTGCTGAAGGTAGGGACCAATCTGATGATAAGCTTGAAGGAAGCAGGGATGAAAAAGCCAAGCAGAAGGACCAGGGAAGGTCACCATCACCACAGGTTGTTGAGGATGCACAGAAGAAAATGTCACCGGAAGTCCCAGAAGAAAGCAAGTCAAAGCATGGAAGAACCTCCAGGTCCAGGTCTCCAGAAGAGAAGCATCATTCTAGCAGAAgcagagaagagaaaagaaagcaTCATGCTAGAAGGCGCTCCAAGTCAAGGTCCAAATCTCCTGAAGAGAAAGATCAGGGAAGGTCAGCATCACCACAGATTGTTGAGGATGCACAGAAGAAAATGTCACCAGAAGTGCTGGAAGAAAGCAAGTCAAAGCATGGAAGAACCTCCAGGTCCAGGTCTCCAGAAGAGAAGCATCGTTCTGGCAGAAgcagagaagagaaaagaaagcaCCATGTTAGAAGGCGCTCCAAGTCAAGGTCCAAATCTCCTGAAGAGAAATATCACTCAAGTAATAAATTAGATAGAGGTAAAGGAGATAAGCCAAAGCATCGAAGTAGAAGGCATTCAAAGTCAAGGTCCAGATCTCCTGAAGAAAAACATCGTTCAAGTGATAAATTGGAAAGGAGCAGAAAAGAGAAGTCAAAGAGTCGTAGTAAAAAGCGGTCCAGGTCAAGATCTGTCGATGATAAGCAGCACAGCAGTAAACAGTCTACAAGGCGTTCCGATGACCGACGATCAAGACACAGGGGACGCTCTAGATCAAAATCTGCTGAAAGTAGGCATGGATCAGGTGAAGATGAAACCATAAAGGATGAAGTGAGAGGTCATAAGGGTCACCAGAAAAGTTCCAGGCGGCATGACAGTAATAATGGAACAAGTGAAGCTAGCTTGATTGGAGAAGATCCTGCTAAGGGAATGTGA